AACACGCCCATTCAGACAGGCTGAGTGACAAAACACGCGATAACATTGACTTTAGCGGGGGAAACTGCAAAAAGATGATCTGTTTTAAACGGAAATCAGTAGGACAACTTACCAAAGGACCAGTGAACCACGGACGCTGCTATGTGGCCAGGAACCGGCTTTCTGCACCTTTCTACGTGTTCTGTGTACACCCTCCTCTGCCAGCAGGTCAGTGCACTCAGACTGTCACTTTCCAGTCACTCTAATATAAATTTACTGTATTTTCAAACTCTTTATCAATTTTCATTATTTCTGTAGTTGTTATCCTAACATTTTAGTTCCATTCTTTCAGCTAACTTTTCCTCTATTTCTCAGTAACATGCAGCAGGGCTTGAGGAATCACATTTCCTTCCTTTACGTTGCACGATGTGTTGATGTAtaggaatgacaataaaacctatgaaattgaattgaatgaTATATACCTGATGTCAACAGTGTGGAAATACACAAAGCAAAGTCTAAAGCAAGGTTCCCCAGTTCCAGTCTGGGTCAGTTTCCAGATTCCCTGCTCAAAacacaccttattcagctcacgAGCCAATTGCAAGATTCAGTAGGTGTGTTTGAGACTATGAAGTCCAATTAAACTGTGgttccttaaatccgacaagttaccccaataagctagtaaccctgcttcgtagtacaggccaccggtttttaaaaaatatttttattgcacCATTTATTTAGTCAGAAATGACAACAAATCCATGTTTTGGAGTCTAGATTTGGGTTGTTTCTGTGGATGGCAGCAATCcatttaagaacataagagatttacaaatgagaggaagccattcggcccatcaagcttgttagagctattagttaagttctccccagagttgttaaaatcttatctagctctaatTTCTTTAGTAGTTGGTGTCCTAAAAGGTAGCTCCCATTTCTTGTACAATCAATCATTCATTCGCACAGTAGCTCATTCCccttttagatgtgtttgtggtATTCGAGCTGGACGTCTTTTTgccactcagtgggtgtgaCCGAAGTGACTGCCAGCTATTGTGATATCATGTGCATAGCACTGGCTGATCAGAGCCCAGCATGCCTTTCAAGAAGCTCCAATGTACGCGTGCACTTGTATGACAAACACAACCAGCGGCGGTGATCACCAGCACTCAAACCACGCGTCTGTAAGTGACTGGGTGGCTCCAAGACAAAAACAGGCCCCTGAACACAGCCAGCACAAATGACAGCATGGCCCAGCTAACATGTCCCATTGGTTTTAAGAAATCCCTGCACACTTGGGTTCTTTACATACAGTTCACACCATACATGATAACATTACCACAGTGTGTAGCATCTCAGCAGTCTTGTCCTGAAGTGCCAAATGAGCAGTGGGAGATGGAACAATTGGACCAACCACCAGAGGCCACCAGACACGGCCCAGCCACCCCGAGACAGAGGCAGTACAGCTTTTCAGCAAGAGCAGAGGGGCTTGTTCTGGCCCCCCAGCTGAACCAGAGCAAGCAGGCTGTCAGGGAAGTGCTAGGAGACCCACAGTGTAGCTCTACATGAAAACAGAGGAAGAAAGCTGCAGCACACAGTAtgcaggccagccgagagaagtCAGGGGTCCCACTGCCAAGGAAAGACAGAGAACACAGAGCCAACAGCAGCGACGACAGCATAAGATACCCAGTGACATCACTCCAGCATCCAGgctcagcagccaatcagacagGAGCTTTTTGAAGTATATGTGACGCTTACATAaataccaaccccccccccccccccccgaggatgGCTCATACAGGGATCTCCACTCTGCCTACTGGAGTCAGGCTGCTCCAGGCAATACAAGTTTGCTAAAAACCCCAGTGCCATGTagagcgaccccccccccaaagtaccACCAGGACCAGTTACACCCAGTAAGGTGAAGCACACAGCAGAAAAGGCCAGGAGCCCTGGTGCGGGACGAGCACGCTTCACAGCGTATACCGATTATACCGAAGCGGATATCAGCCTGGCCgcccccaaagagagagagccAGAGCAGGCGGGCAGGATATACGGGAAGCAGAAGGTGTACCACCGAATCCTCACTGATACCTGGTGACACAGATTATACATTCCTCCTTTTATTTACCAAAAACCACTCAAAAGGTACAAAAGTgaattaaaaacacacacacacacacacacacacacacacacacacacacacacacacacacacagcaaaaccagcAGTAAGACAGCTACAGGCACTGATACTGGCCAAGCACAGCTGCAGGCTTCCACATACTGctgacatcaaaacaggaaatATTTATAAGTGCGAGACGAGGTTAAGAGTAGAAGTAGAGGCCATCAGAGTAGCCTGAAGGCTCCCAGAGCCGGCTGGACCCCTCAGAGGACTGGGCTCCGCTGGAACTGCAGCGGTACACTGGCAAAGCGCCGCTGGACCTGGGAGTTCAGCTGGTACCACCGGTCCAAAGAGATCCGAGGCTTGTTCCGgctttttctgtagttcctggcAGGGAAAGCAGCAACATAAGAATTCACTCGAGGCAACTTGCAGTTGACACACACTGATACGACACATACCTGCATGTGAGGTCAGCGGGATGCTGCCAGGTAGAGGCGCTCaaggctgccccctgctggccaaccgTGCCAATGAGATTATAAAGTTCCTCGACAGCACCTgcaggcacagtcacacactttAATGACCCTCTGATTATCTGTGAcaggaaataaacaaacatagcTGACAGGCATGATACTTTACTGCAAATGAGAAGTAATATGAATAAAAGGGTCTCGTGGCATCACAGGGCTGCCCCCAGACAGGGTGCCAACTGTGTACCCAGGAGCGGCACCCACCCCACCATGGCGTGGTccacctgccccccacccaacaGAGGGACGAGCCCGGCAGTGCAGATACACCGGcacgcccccccacccaacagaGGGACGAGCCCGGCAGTGCAGATACACCGGcacgcccccccacccaacagaGGGACGAGCCCGGCAGTGCAGATACACCGGcacgcccccccacccaacagaGGGACGAGCCCGGCAGTGCAGATACACCGGcacgcccccccacccaacagaGGGACGAGCCCGGCAGTGCAGATACACCGGcacgcccccccacccaacagaGGGACGAGCCCGGCAGTGCAGATACACCGGcacgcccccccacccaacagaGGGACGAGCCCGGCAGTGCAGATACACCGgcacgccccccccacccaacagaGGGACGAGCCCGGCAGTGCAGATACACCGGcacgcccccccacccaacagaGGGACGAGCCCGGCAGTGGGTGTGACCGCAGTCTTTGGGAGACTGAAAAGACCAGGGTACCCCCATGGGCAGAGATAGCCAGTGCACTCATATACAAAGTCACGCTCCACCCCAGACAGGGACggcaccagccaatcagagggaAGCTGCCTGACGGGACAAATGGTGGGGAGGGGATCAGCAGCTTCATACAGGACGTCACCCCCTGCATCCCACAACTGAGCACCGGATGGATGCAGAGAGGATGGCCGGGTTCATACCTGCTGCCGCAGAAGGGCGGCTGTGGCTGAGAACGGCGTCCACATACTGCCGTCTCCCTTGCTGCCAGTCCTGATCGCTAAACACCAGAGCCCTGCGATGAATGTGACGTCAGCCGGAGCCACACTCCCTCTAGGGGTCAGAAATGGTTACCGCACATATACCTGTGTGTGCTTCCAGACGGACTCTGCTCAGATTGGCCTAGACCGCCCACTGTTCGCACCTGTTCAGCACATGGAAAATACAGCCAGAAATgagagacacactgaatgagccCAGAAGTCGTCACCCTGGAGACACGATGCCAGCTGTACCTGGGGCTGGGCTGGGCAGCGCAATGCCCCGCCATGCTGGTcagccgctcgtccccctggaGACGGGGATGCCGACGTCTGGATGATGCAGCTGACGCCGCTCTCTCCCGCAGAAAGGGCCTCCTGGTGCATGTAGCCCTCATCCTGGAGGGCATCACCCCCAGGTGCTGCGCTGGGGGGCTGGGAAGGGGTGGCGGCTTCAGGGCCACTCAGACTGAAGCA
This portion of the Brienomyrus brachyistius isolate T26 unplaced genomic scaffold, BBRACH_0.4 scaffold118, whole genome shotgun sequence genome encodes:
- the LOC125727809 gene encoding uncharacterized protein LOC125727809 isoform X2, with product MGASPRPEKGSLPRRVCLKSRRYRGPYNSAGGSKSLLPVIHTPPQPHQRMRPTPDPRDSSPILETSGPVEGRQATASTPFPEKMSGRWAHGAAREVDSPPDRQCCFDLDPDDTLCLTPIVSDDSGCAADVTDLCFSLSGPEAATPSQPPSAAPGGDALQDEGYMHQEALSAGESGVSCIIQTSASPSPGGRAADQHGGALRCPAQPQVRTVGGLGQSEQSPSGSTHRALVFSDQDWQQGRRQYVDAVLSHSRPSAAAGAVEELYNLIGTVGQQGAALSASTWQHPADLTCRNYRKSRNKPRISLDRWYQLNSQVQRRFASVPLQFQRSPVL
- the LOC125727809 gene encoding uncharacterized protein LOC125727809 isoform X1 codes for the protein MGASPRPEKGSLPRRVCLKSRRYRGPYNVCPQRPSPPCSRTVLTEQPLTRSGKLDCKLSVPLRNLRVVFANVQSAGGSKSLLPVIHTPPQPHQRMRPTPDPRDSSPILETSGPVEGRQATASTPFPEKMSGRWAHGAAREVDSPPDRQCCFDLDPDDTLCLTPIVSDDSGCAADVTDLCFSLSGPEAATPSQPPSAAPGGDALQDEGYMHQEALSAGESGVSCIIQTSASPSPGGRAADQHGGALRCPAQPQVRTVGGLGQSEQSPSGSTHRALVFSDQDWQQGRRQYVDAVLSHSRPSAAAGAVEELYNLIGTVGQQGAALSASTWQHPADLTCRNYRKSRNKPRISLDRWYQLNSQVQRRFASVPLQFQRSPVL
- the LOC125727809 gene encoding uncharacterized protein LOC125727809 isoform X3; the encoded protein is MRPTPDPRDSSPILETSGPVEGRQATASTPFPEKMSGRWAHGAAREVDSPPDRQCCFDLDPDDTLCLTPIVSDDSGCAADVTDLCFSLSGPEAATPSQPPSAAPGGDALQDEGYMHQEALSAGESGVSCIIQTSASPSPGGRAADQHGGALRCPAQPQVRTVGGLGQSEQSPSGSTHRALVFSDQDWQQGRRQYVDAVLSHSRPSAAAGAVEELYNLIGTVGQQGAALSASTWQHPADLTCRNYRKSRNKPRISLDRWYQLNSQVQRRFASVPLQFQRSPVL